In Amaranthus tricolor cultivar Red isolate AtriRed21 chromosome 3, ASM2621246v1, whole genome shotgun sequence, a single window of DNA contains:
- the LOC130809023 gene encoding cysteine-rich receptor-like protein kinase 8 — MIQKVMILGLFLLLLHFPSIFAAATDDVGYYCPVNGLSYTAGSTFQVNLNTTLFTHLISNASRALFSTFSIGTGVDIVYVMYYCRGDASLKTCHKCVETAAGRILDVCRFLKQGIVWYKECTLRYANKTIFTINDEDLRVASPVYNTTQVLGNYLDKYKSIFDTGMRNLIDQVANNVSLKPQGFATIRVNLSSLQTLRGVAQCAPMITGMSCERCLDAGLRLMDLWTNSMEFLPACFIGFDIYGLPASTPPPPSPSLPVGIKVLISLISFVVLLSLVGGFWLYKRRLSKGDPHPPPARGGNEFFFQQSDEYDQSIIEEDLEPSEKGKQRGLAQFSYSEVEEMTNGFQKRIGEGGFAVVYYGILPYSSKEVAVKVFSKNEAPKQFSTEIEVLGRISHKNLVSLLGYCEEGTNLALVYEYMARGDLKALLNEYSNELSWRKRVEIAIDTAQGLDYLHNGCSPPIVHRDVKPANILLNKDFRAMLSDFGFSKIFPAEYVSNLQSRVVGTLGYLDPQ; from the exons ATGATACAGAAAGTAATGATCTTAGGTCTGTTCCTGCTGCTGCTACATTTTCCCAGCATATTTGCTGCTGCCACTGATGATGTAGGCTACTACTGCCCCGTCAACGGCTTATCTTACACAGCAGGCAGCACATTTCAAGTAAATCTGAACACTACACTCTTCACCCACCTGATTTCCAACGCTTCTCGCGCACTCTTCTCAACATTCAGTATCGGAACAGGTGTAGACATAGTCTACGTCATGTACTACTGCAGAGGGGATGCGAGTCTAAAAACCTGTCATAAATGTGTCGAAACTGCAGCAGGAAGAATACTAGATGTCTGCAGATTTCTGAAACAAGGCATAGTTTGGTATAAGGAATGCACGCTGCGTTATGCCAACAAAACgatatttaccattaatgatgaAGATCTTCGAGTTGCTTCACCGGTATATAACACAACTCAAGTTCTCGGTAACTATTTGGATAAGTATAAGTCGATATTTGACACGGGTATGAGAAACCTTATTGATCAAGTTGCTAATAATGTTAGCCTTAAACCACAAGGTTTTGCCACAATACGAGTCAATCTCTCGAGTCTTCAGACCTTACGCGGGGTTGCTCAGTGTGCTCCTATGATTACTGGTATGTCTTGTGAGAGATGCCTTGACGCGGGTCTTCGACTAATGGATCTATGGACTAACTCTATGGAATTTCTTCCTGCTTGTTTTATTGGGTTTGATATTTATGGATTACCTGCTTCTACCCCTCCTCCTCCTTCACCATCTCTACCAG TGGGCATCAAGGTTCTAATTTCCCTGATCTCCTTTGTTGTATTGTTATCTCTTGTTGGTGGCTTTTGGTTGTACAAGCGCCGTTTATCAAAAG GGGATCCACATCCTCCACCTGCAAGAGGGGGAAATGAATTCTTCTTCCAACAATCAGATGAATATG ATCAATCAATTATAGAAGAAGATCTAGAGCCAAGTGAGAAAGGGAAGCAGCGTGGGCTGGCACAATTCAGCTATTCTGAGGTAGAAGAAATGACGAATGGATTCCAGAAAAGAATAGGCGAAGGTGGATTCGCAGTCGTCTATTATGGTATTTTACCATATAGCAGCAAAGAAGTGGCAGTCAAGGTGTTTTCGAAGAATGAGGCTCCTAAGCAGTTTAGCACCGAG ATAGAAGTGCTAGGAAGAATTTCTCACAAGAACTTGGTTTCCTTGTTGGGATATTGTGAAGAAGGAACCAATTTAGCCCTTGTTTATGAGTACATGGCTAGAGGAGACTTGAAAGCTCTTCTGAATG AATATTCCAATGAATTAAGCTGGAGAAAGAGAGTCGAAATAGCAATCGACACGGCTCAAG GACTAGATTACTTGCATAATGGCTGCAGTCCTCCAATAGTTCACAGAGATGTAAAACCAGCCAATATACTCCTAAACAAAGATTTCAGAGCAATGTTATCTGATTTCGGGTTTTCCAAAATCTTCCCCGCTGAATATGTATCAAATCTACAATCCCGAGTTGTCGGGACTCTGGGTTATCTTGATCCTCAGTAA
- the LOC130809021 gene encoding glutamate receptor 2.5-like isoform X2 has protein sequence MNMRASSINFFWIPLTKKVNTLILFLIIGNTFLVTGQSTGRAPPPAANQTNTNGAPTSASEGKTLRIAVPVSTYKEFVSITKDNLTGEQIIRGFSVEVFKAVVNTALSNSFLYTLVPFAKSDGSFNGSFDAMLQAVFDQEYDGAVGDTTIRYDRSQWVDFTLPYSDTGITMMISTNQPSNRKTGIKLMPLIKGLVSAALVFCFVSALIFWFLEFRNDKRRQSQQAPISSRTPGQRANADDFWRTSFTSLMRAQRQRTPIRTLDELIRNRAKIGNQKGSFVPRLLIKRGFSEDQIMIYDTEQQIVDMLSKGIDQGGVSAIIDETPYLKVFLSKNCNKGYTLVPSFDLHAEGFGFAFQKGSPLVQEISNGILKLMDDDQLATIQHRTIGNFESCEDDPDAANVDNNLLDYDTLWILFAGAIGVSILVIILYMVYFGTSCHTIRKLAYPCYLLPNYQERKN, from the exons ATGAATATGAGAGCCTCCTCCATTAATTTTTTCTGGATACCATTAACAAAAAAGGTCAATACCTTGATACTGTTCCTAATTATTGGGAACACATTCTTGGTAACGGGTCAGTCTACGGGTCGGGCACCTCCACCCGCAGCAAACCAAACAAACACAAATGGGGCTCCAACATCAGCAAGTGAAGGGAAGACACTAAGAATAGCAGTACCAGTAAGTACTTACAAAGAGTTTGTGAGCATTACTAAGGATAACTTAACTGGAGAACAAATAATTAGAGGCTTTTCTGTTGAAGTTTTCAAGGCTGTTGTTAATACAGCGTTAAGCAACTCCTTTTTATACACACTTGTCCCTTTTGCTAAGTCAGATGGATCTTTTAATGGAAGTTTTGATGCGATGCTTCAAGCCGTCTTTGATCAG GAGTATGATGGAGCAGTGGGAGATACTACAATCAGATATGATAGGTCGCAATGGGTTGATTTTACACTGCCATATTCAGATACAGGAATAACAATGATGATTTCTACAAACCAACCATCCAACAGAAAAACCGGAATCAAATTGATGCCTTTGATAAAGGGTTTGGTGTCCGCTGCACTTGTGTTTTGCTTTGTTAGTGCCCTTATCTTTTGGTTCCTCGAATTCAGAAATGACAAAAGAAGACAGTCTCAGCAGGCACCAATAAGTTCCCGCACACCCGGGCAACGTGCAAATGCCGATGACTTTTGGAGAA CAAGCTTTACTTCATTGATGAGAGCACAAAGACAAAGAACCCCAATAAGAACATTAGATGAGCTCATAAGAAATAGAGCAAAAATAGGAAATCAGAAGGGATCTTTTGTACCTCGTTTGCTCATCAAAAGAGGCTTTTCAGAAGATCAGATAATGATTTATGATACAGAACAGCAAATTGTTGATATGCTTTCTAAGGGAATTGATCAAGGAGGAGTTTCTGCTATTATTGATGAAACTCCTTATCTCAAGGTTTTTCTTTCTAAGAATTGCAATAAGGGATATACTCTCGTACCTTCCTTTGATCTTCATGCTGAGGGATTTGGTTTT GCATTCCAGAAAGGGTCACCCTTAGTACAAGAAATCTCAAATGGGATACTAAAATTAATGGACGATGATCAACTAGCAACAATTCAACATAGAACAATTGGTAACTTTGAATCATGTGAAGATGACCCAGATGCTGCTAATGTTGATAACAATCTCTTAGATTATGATACTTTATGGATCTTGTTTGCTGGAGCCATAGGAGTTTCTATTTTGGTTATCATCTTGTATATGGTTTACTTTGGAACCTCTTGTCATACCATAAGGAAACTTGCCTATCCCTGCTACCTTCTGCCTAATTATCAAGAAAGGAAAAACTAA
- the LOC130809021 gene encoding glutamate receptor 2.6-like isoform X1 has translation MNMRASSINFFWIPLTKKVNTLILFLIIGNTFLVTGQSTGRAPPPAANQTNTNGAPTSASEGKTLRIAVPVSTYKEFVSITKDNLTGEQIIRGFSVEVFKAVVNTALSNSFLYTLVPFAKSDGSFNGSFDAMLQAVFDQEYDGAVGDTTIRYDRSQWVDFTLPYSDTGITMMISTNQPSNRKTGIKLMPLIKGLVSAALVFCFVSALIFWFLEFRNDKRRQSQQAPISSRTPGQRANADDFWRRETLRAIIQTRLVIVMLFLVLLLLTSCYAASFTSLMRAQRQRTPIRTLDELIRNRAKIGNQKGSFVPRLLIKRGFSEDQIMIYDTEQQIVDMLSKGIDQGGVSAIIDETPYLKVFLSKNCNKGYTLVPSFDLHAEGFGFAFQKGSPLVQEISNGILKLMDDDQLATIQHRTIGNFESCEDDPDAANVDNNLLDYDTLWILFAGAIGVSILVIILYMVYFGTSCHTIRKLAYPCYLLPNYQERKN, from the exons ATGAATATGAGAGCCTCCTCCATTAATTTTTTCTGGATACCATTAACAAAAAAGGTCAATACCTTGATACTGTTCCTAATTATTGGGAACACATTCTTGGTAACGGGTCAGTCTACGGGTCGGGCACCTCCACCCGCAGCAAACCAAACAAACACAAATGGGGCTCCAACATCAGCAAGTGAAGGGAAGACACTAAGAATAGCAGTACCAGTAAGTACTTACAAAGAGTTTGTGAGCATTACTAAGGATAACTTAACTGGAGAACAAATAATTAGAGGCTTTTCTGTTGAAGTTTTCAAGGCTGTTGTTAATACAGCGTTAAGCAACTCCTTTTTATACACACTTGTCCCTTTTGCTAAGTCAGATGGATCTTTTAATGGAAGTTTTGATGCGATGCTTCAAGCCGTCTTTGATCAG GAGTATGATGGAGCAGTGGGAGATACTACAATCAGATATGATAGGTCGCAATGGGTTGATTTTACACTGCCATATTCAGATACAGGAATAACAATGATGATTTCTACAAACCAACCATCCAACAGAAAAACCGGAATCAAATTGATGCCTTTGATAAAGGGTTTGGTGTCCGCTGCACTTGTGTTTTGCTTTGTTAGTGCCCTTATCTTTTGGTTCCTCGAATTCAGAAATGACAAAAGAAGACAGTCTCAGCAGGCACCAATAAGTTCCCGCACACCCGGGCAACGTGCAAATGCCGATGACTTTTGGAGAA GGGAAACATTAAGAGCAATAATCCAAACAAGGCTAGTAATTGTGATGTTGTTTCTAGTGTTGTTACTCTTAACCTCCTGCTATGCAGCAAGCTTTACTTCATTGATGAGAGCACAAAGACAAAGAACCCCAATAAGAACATTAGATGAGCTCATAAGAAATAGAGCAAAAATAGGAAATCAGAAGGGATCTTTTGTACCTCGTTTGCTCATCAAAAGAGGCTTTTCAGAAGATCAGATAATGATTTATGATACAGAACAGCAAATTGTTGATATGCTTTCTAAGGGAATTGATCAAGGAGGAGTTTCTGCTATTATTGATGAAACTCCTTATCTCAAGGTTTTTCTTTCTAAGAATTGCAATAAGGGATATACTCTCGTACCTTCCTTTGATCTTCATGCTGAGGGATTTGGTTTT GCATTCCAGAAAGGGTCACCCTTAGTACAAGAAATCTCAAATGGGATACTAAAATTAATGGACGATGATCAACTAGCAACAATTCAACATAGAACAATTGGTAACTTTGAATCATGTGAAGATGACCCAGATGCTGCTAATGTTGATAACAATCTCTTAGATTATGATACTTTATGGATCTTGTTTGCTGGAGCCATAGGAGTTTCTATTTTGGTTATCATCTTGTATATGGTTTACTTTGGAACCTCTTGTCATACCATAAGGAAACTTGCCTATCCCTGCTACCTTCTGCCTAATTATCAAGAAAGGAAAAACTAA
- the LOC130809022 gene encoding ADP-ribosylation factor GTPase-activating protein AGD3-like, whose translation MHFGKLDDSPMFRQQLQCLEESAESLRERCQKFYKGCRKYTEGLGEAYDGDIAFASALETFGGGHNDPISVAFGGPVMTKFTIALREIGTYKEVLRSQVEHILNDRLLQFVSIDLHEVKETRRRFDKASLTYDQAREKFLSLRKGTKSDVATVLEEELYQARTAFEQARFSLVTTLSNIEAKKKFEFLEAVSGTMDAHLRYFKQGYELLHQMEPYINQVLTYAQQSRERSNYEQAALSERMQEYKRQIDRESKWCSNGSNGSPNGDGIQAIGRSSHKTIEAVMQSAAKGKVQTIRQGYLSKRSSNLRGDWKRRFFVLDSRGMLYYYRKECSKPSGAGPRSSGQRNSSELGSGLLSRWLSSHYHGGVHDEKSVAHHTVNLLTATIKVDADQSDLRFCFRIISPTKNYTLQAESALDQMDWIEKITGVIASLLSSQTPERCLSASTMGSLHRSTSESSSVESCDFDHTANEESTSDRCLTAVHHDRSSRGSLHQRSFMKSEKPIDLLRRVGGNEKCADCGAPEPDWASLNLGLLVCIECSGVHRNLGVHISKVRSLTLDVKVWEPSVISLFQSLGNTFSNSVWEELLRSKGAFHVDLSAVSSLKADKSQQLFISKPSAADSIAIKEKFIHAKYAEKLFVRKPKDTQHLQLLAQQIWEGVRNNDKKAVYRYIVNFEADVNAAYELASSSSSLTLAKVMRLPDQTGQGSNTNQWTGDLTCKSSESLSNVSAENELLSMEDLDGCSLLHLACEYADIGMLELLLQYGANVNASDSRGQTPLHRSILKRKASAARLLLLRGADPQAVDGEGRNPLDMAFESNFKDPEVLSYLSDSTR comes from the exons ATGCATTTTGGAAAGCTTGATGATTCTCCTATGTTCCGCCAACAG CTGCAGTGCTTGGAGGAGAGTGCTGAGTCATTGAGGGAGAGATGCCAAAAATTCTACAAAGGATGTCGAAAATACAC TGAAGGGCTTGGTGAGGCATATGATGGAGACATCGCATTTGCTAGTGCTTTAGAAACTTTTGGTGGAGGTCATAATGATCCAATAAGTGTTGCCTTTGGTG GTCCTGTTATGACAAAATTTACTATTGCATTAAGAGAGATTGGGACTTATAAAGAAGTTCTTCGTTCTCAG GTTGAACACATCCTTAATGATCGGCTGTTACAATTTGTCAGTATTGATCTGCACGAAGTGAAG GAAACACGCAGGCGCTTTGACAAGGCGAGTCTAACATATGACCAGGCTCGTGAGAAGTTCCTGTCACTTAGGAAGGGAACAAAAAGTGATGTTGCTACTGTCTTGGAGGAG GAGCTGTATCAGGCAAGAACTGCATTTGAGCAAGCTCGCTTCAGTCTG gTGACTACTCTTTCTAACATTGAAGCAAAAAAGAAATTTGAATTCCTTGAAGCAGTTAGTGGGACCATGGATGCACATCTACGTTACTTCAAGCAG GGTTATGAACTGTTGCATCAGATGGAACCGTACATAAATCAG GTCTTGACCTATGCTCAACAATCAAGAGAAAGGTCCAATTATGAGCAAGCAGCTCTTAGTGAAAGAATGCAAGAGTACAAAAGACAAATTGACCGAGAGAGTAAATGGTGCTCTAATGGATCTAATGGGTCGCCAAATGGTGATGGTATACAAGCCATTGGTAGAAGTTCACATAAAACAATAGAGGCAGTTATGCAATCTGCTGCAAAGGGAAAGGTACAAACCATAAGACAGGGTTATCTTTCAAAGCGATCATCTAACTTGAGAGGTGATTGGAAGAGAAGATTTTTTGTCCTTGATAGTCGAGGAATGCTTTACTACTACAGAAAGGAGTGTAGCAAACCATCT GGCGCTGGGCCACGTAGTTCTGGTCAAAGGAACAGCTCTGAACTTGGCTCTGGATTGCTAAGTCGTTGGCTTTCTTCACACTATCATGGTGGGGTGCATGATGAGAAATCTGTTGCCCATCATACAGTCAATCTGCTTACTGCAACAATTAAAGTTGATGCTGACCAGTCAGATCTACGTTTCTGCTTCAGGATAATTTCACCAACAAAAAATTACACCTTACAG GCGGAGAGTGCTTTGGATCAAATGGATTGGATTGAGAAAATAACTGGTGTCATTGCTTCATTGCTAAGCTCTCAAACTCCAGAAAGA TGTCTTTCTGCTAGTACCATGGGAAGTCTTCATCGATCTACTAGTGAGAGCAGCTCTGTTGaaagttgtgattttgatcATACTGCAAATGAAGAGAGCACATCTGATAGGTGCCTCACTGCTGTGCATCATGACCGGTCATCGAGAGGTTCACTGCATCAACGATCATTTATGAAGTCTGAAAAGCCAATAGATCTGCTGAGGAGGgttggtggtaatgaaaaatgtGCCGATTGTGGTGCTCCCGAACCTGATTGGGCATCCTTGAATCTTGGGTTACTAGTCTGCATTGAATGTTCTGGTGTTCATCGCAACCTTGGTGTTCACATATCGAAG GTGAGATCACTTACACTTGATGTTAAAGTGTGGGAGCCCTCGGTTATATCATTGTTTCAGTCTTTAGGAAATACCTTCTCAAATTCGGTATGGGAAGAACTATTGCGATCGAAAGGTGCTTTTCATGTTGATCTATCAGCTGTAAG CTCATTGAAGGCAGATAAGTCACAACAGCTTTTCATTAGCAAACCTAGTGCTGCTGATTCAATAGCAATAAAGGAAAAGTTTATTCATGCAAAG TATGCAGAAAAGCTTTTTGTTCGGAAGCCAAAGGACACGCAACATCTTCAGTTATTGGCTCAACAGATCTGGGAAGGTGTCCGTAATAATGACAAAAAAGCAGTTTATAGATATATTGTAAACTTTGAAGCTGACGTTAATGCTGCGTATGAGTTAGCGTCCTCAAGCTCCTCGCTAACTCTTGCAAAAGTGATGCGATTACCAGACCAGACGGGTCAAGGATCTAACACTAATCAGTGGACTGGGGACCTTACATGCAAATCCTCTGAGAGTTTATCTAACGTATCGGCTGAGAATGAATTACTGAGCATGGAGGACCTAGATGGATGCTCCTTGCTCCACCTTGCATGTGAATATGCTGACATAGGCATGTTGGAGCTCCTTCTACAGTATGGTGCAAATGTAAATGCATCCGACTCTAGAGGTCAGACACCACTTCATCGATCTATTTTGAAAAGAAAGGCATCGGCCGCAAGATTGCTTCTCTTAAG GGGTGCAGATCCGCAGGCTGTGGATGGAGAAGGAAGAAACCCTCTTGATATGGCCTTTGAATCAAATTTCAAAGATCCCGAGGTACTTTCCTATTTGTCCGACTCCACAAGATAA